In one window of Frigoriglobus tundricola DNA:
- a CDS encoding SPFH domain-containing protein, with amino-acid sequence MGLMDWAKGQFIDIIEWTEPSQNEILAHRFPRHNNEIKNGAKLIVREGQAAGFVKEGQLADVKTPGMYTLDTQNMPILSTILGWKYGFESPFKCEVYFIATRQWTDQKWGTLNPVMYRDPEFGPVRLRAFGNYAFKVTDPGTFLKELVATDPSFELYEISAQFRNVIVSRFIDALGASHIPMLDLAGNYDRVSRAAAEKIAPELAKMGVSLTQFFVENISLPPEVEAALDKRSQMSVLGNLDQYAKMQAADAIRDAAQNPGGVAGLGAGLGAGVAVGQQMGAAVAAAAAAPGVVTPANTTPPAGAASGPPPLPTAVAYHAAIDGAAAGPFDMTALAGHVRAGKLTRSSLVWKSGMAAWAAAETVPELQPLFASVPPPLPG; translated from the coding sequence ATGGGACTGATGGATTGGGCCAAGGGCCAGTTCATCGACATCATCGAGTGGACCGAGCCGAGCCAGAACGAGATCCTGGCCCACCGGTTCCCGCGCCACAACAACGAGATCAAGAACGGCGCAAAGCTCATCGTTCGGGAGGGGCAGGCCGCCGGCTTCGTCAAGGAGGGGCAGCTCGCCGACGTCAAGACGCCCGGCATGTACACGCTCGACACGCAGAACATGCCGATCCTGTCCACCATCCTCGGGTGGAAGTACGGGTTCGAGTCGCCGTTCAAGTGCGAGGTGTACTTCATCGCCACCCGCCAGTGGACCGACCAGAAGTGGGGCACGCTCAACCCGGTCATGTACCGCGACCCCGAGTTCGGGCCCGTGCGGCTCCGGGCGTTCGGGAACTACGCGTTCAAGGTCACCGACCCCGGCACGTTCCTCAAGGAACTCGTCGCCACCGACCCGTCGTTCGAGCTGTACGAGATCTCCGCGCAGTTCCGCAACGTCATCGTCTCGCGGTTCATCGACGCCCTCGGCGCGTCCCACATCCCGATGCTCGACCTCGCCGGCAACTACGACCGCGTGAGCCGGGCGGCGGCGGAGAAGATCGCGCCGGAACTGGCCAAGATGGGCGTGTCGCTGACGCAGTTCTTCGTCGAAAACATCTCCCTGCCGCCGGAAGTGGAAGCGGCGCTGGACAAGCGCTCCCAGATGTCGGTGCTGGGCAACCTCGATCAGTACGCGAAGATGCAAGCCGCCGACGCGATCCGCGACGCGGCGCAGAACCCCGGCGGCGTCGCGGGCCTGGGCGCCGGTCTGGGTGCGGGGGTCGCGGTCGGGCAACAAATGGGCGCTGCGGTGGCGGCCGCTGCGGCGGCGCCGGGTGTCGTGACACCTGCCAACACGACCCCCCCGGCCGGCGCGGCCAGTGGACCACCGCCACTGCCGACGGCGGTCGCGTACCACGCGGCGATCGACGGCGCCGCGGCGGGTCCCTTCGACATGACCGCGCTCGCGGGGCACGTGCGGGCCGGAAAGCTGACCCGCAGCTCGCTCGTGTGGAAGTCCGGCATGGCGGCCTGGGCCGCCGCGGAGACGGTTCCCGAGCTGCAACCGCTGTTCGCCAGCGTCCCGCCGCCGCTGCCGGGATAG
- a CDS encoding DUF1501 domain-containing protein has protein sequence MLPLPLSRREVLARCGVGMGLLGLTQLMGDAGLLLPHAAAADDLNPLAPKKSHFPAKAKRVIHIFANGGPSQVDTFDPKPALNKYAGKSLPTTNLRTERRTGAAFPSPFKFQKYGKSGLEVSELFARTAAHADDICVIRSMHADVPNHEPSFLLMNCGEPRQIRPSVGSWVTYGLGTENQNLPGFVAMCPNGYPLQESQNWQSGFLPGVFQGTYVDSKHTDVEKLVEFVKNKATSKADQRKQLDLLAKLNKAHEAARPNDPQLEARIQSFELAARMQTEASEAFDVTREPKHVLDAYGPGEQARSLLLARRLIERGVRFVQVSHAPVQPWDSHDDLEKEHRRLAGEVDRAIAALIADLKRLGLFDSTLIVWGGEFGRTPVVELPTPGSNAGKVNGRDHNHWGFSVWLAGGGVKGGQAVGATDEFGFKAVENPVHVHDLHATMLHLLGFDHEKFTFRYAGRDFRLTDVSGRVVKEVLA, from the coding sequence ATGCTTCCCCTTCCGCTTTCCCGCCGCGAGGTGCTGGCCCGGTGCGGCGTCGGCATGGGGCTGCTCGGGCTCACGCAACTCATGGGCGACGCGGGCCTTTTGCTGCCGCACGCCGCGGCGGCCGACGACCTGAACCCGCTCGCGCCGAAGAAGTCCCACTTCCCGGCCAAGGCGAAGCGCGTCATCCACATTTTCGCCAACGGCGGGCCGTCCCAGGTGGACACGTTCGACCCGAAGCCGGCGCTGAACAAGTACGCCGGCAAGTCGCTGCCCACCACGAACCTCCGCACGGAGCGGCGCACGGGGGCCGCGTTCCCGTCGCCGTTCAAGTTCCAGAAGTACGGTAAGAGCGGGCTGGAGGTCAGCGAACTGTTCGCCCGCACCGCGGCGCACGCGGACGACATCTGCGTCATCCGCTCGATGCACGCGGACGTGCCGAACCACGAGCCGTCGTTCCTCCTGATGAACTGCGGCGAGCCGCGGCAGATCCGCCCCAGCGTGGGCAGTTGGGTGACGTACGGTCTCGGTACGGAGAACCAGAACCTGCCGGGGTTCGTGGCGATGTGCCCGAACGGCTACCCGCTCCAGGAGAGCCAGAACTGGCAGTCGGGTTTCCTGCCGGGTGTGTTCCAGGGCACCTATGTCGATTCCAAGCACACGGACGTGGAGAAGCTGGTCGAGTTCGTGAAGAACAAGGCGACCTCGAAGGCCGACCAGCGCAAGCAGCTCGACCTGCTCGCGAAACTGAACAAGGCGCACGAGGCCGCGCGCCCGAACGACCCGCAACTCGAAGCCCGCATCCAGTCGTTCGAGCTGGCCGCGCGGATGCAGACCGAAGCCAGCGAGGCGTTCGACGTGACCCGGGAACCGAAACACGTCCTCGACGCGTACGGCCCCGGCGAGCAAGCGCGGAGCCTGCTGCTCGCGCGCCGGCTGATCGAGCGCGGGGTGCGGTTCGTTCAGGTCAGCCACGCCCCGGTCCAGCCGTGGGACAGCCACGACGACCTGGAGAAGGAGCACCGGCGGCTCGCGGGCGAGGTCGATCGGGCGATCGCGGCCCTGATCGCGGACCTCAAGCGCCTCGGGCTGTTCGATTCGACGCTCATCGTCTGGGGCGGCGAGTTCGGCCGCACGCCGGTGGTCGAGCTGCCGACGCCCGGCTCGAACGCGGGCAAGGTCAACGGCCGCGACCACAACCACTGGGGCTTCTCGGTGTGGCTGGCCGGCGGCGGCGTGAAGGGCGGCCAGGCGGTCGGCGCGACCGACGAGTTCGGCTTCAAGGCGGTGGAGAACCCCGTCCACGTCCACGACCTGCACGCGACGATGCTGCACCTGCTCGGGTTCGATCACGAGAAGTTCACGTTCCGGTACGCCGGCCGCGACTTCCGTCTCACCGACGTGAGCGGCCGGGTGGTGAAGGAAGTGCTGGCCTGA